A genomic segment from Nicotiana tabacum cultivar K326 chromosome 7, ASM71507v2, whole genome shotgun sequence encodes:
- the LOC107824790 gene encoding NAC domain-containing protein 30-like, whose translation MEYSQAKCFSRPMGHRFHPTDREVLKYLIGFVRDEPLHSQNELMQVADLYADKEPWQIFEVYDQGNNNYNNTRYFITPQKKEKPTWKRVSRTVGKGTWKPQGKGREVFDDKGRLMGYVKSLKYIPANKSSNNVNGEWLMTEYSLFDRYLAAREIKNKGFVICKIKKKGKPGDKKKGNNIDEVVNDENMRDIEEFINTVLQEDVQVEDNGIRSNGTIAKLDDQENNIIQYVEGDQVRDHVLGLLDSTEDINMEYQVEDNQHATFWASAEDVDLDTINFC comes from the exons ATGGAGTATTCTCAGGCTAAGTGTTTTTCTCGCCCGATGGGTCATCGCTTTCATCCGACGGACAGGGAAGTGCTCAAGTATCTAATAGGGTTTGTGAGAGACGAGCCACTTCACTCTCAGAATGAACTCATGCAGGTGGCGGATCTCTACGCCGACAAAGAGCCATGGCAGATTTTCGAAGTTTATGATCAGGgaaacaacaactacaacaacacTCGTTACTTCATAACGCCGCAGAAGAAAGAGAAGCCAACGTGGAAAAGAGTTTCAAGAACTGTCGGGAAGGGCACTTGGAAGCCTCAAGGCAAAGGCCGAGAGGTGTTTGATGATAAAGGAAGACTCATGGGATACGTGAAAAGTTTGAAGTACATCCCCGCTAACAAATCGTCAAACAATGTGAATGGCGAGTGGTTGATGACAGAGTACTCTTTGTTTGATCGTTATCTGGCTGCTAGGGAGATTAAGAACAAAGGTTTCGTAATTTGTAAGATCAAGAAGAAGGGCAAACCTGGTGACAAGAAAAAAGGAAACAATATTGATGAGGTAGTTAATGATGAGAATATGAGAGATATTGAAGAATTTATCAACACCGTGTTGCAAGAAGATGTTCAAGTTGAAGACAATGGTATAAGGTCGAATGGTACTATAGCAAAGCTGGATGATCAAGAGAATAATATTATTCAATATGTAGAGGGAGATCAAGTTAGAGACCATGTACTTGGTTTGTTGGATTCCACAGAGGATATT AATATGGAATACCAAGTCGAAGACAATCAACATGCTACATTCTGGGCTTCCGCGGAAGATGTCGATCTGGATACTATCAATTTCTGTTAG